GTGGTCACTTGGCCCCGGCATAGCTGAGCCTGCCATGAGATGCTGCACAGCATGAGTGCATTGAGTCGAAGTCCTTGGTTCtcatcctgctctgccctgctcttggTAGACTCTAAGGTGCTTCCCAGAGATCTGTGCAAGGTTTAGTGTCACAGAGAGGGATGGGGGTAGGCATGGGTGTTGGGACAGGAGCAAGTCACTGGCAGCTGAGACTGCCTGTGCTTTGTCAGAGCCATGCAGGCATTCTGGCCAAAGAGGCTTGTTCTGCCtcctccctggtgctgctgggatggGAAGGCCCTGTTGGTGCTGGTGCCTAttctgcagctcctgagccAGCAGCTTGGGTTGTCCTGCACTGACTCTGAGAGGATTTACATCTAGGATTCATTCAGCTCCTTTAGAAGGGCTATGACTTTTTTGTGCATACAGATTTCCAGGCAGAGAGGGATTTTCTATCTCTTGCCCAGTGCCCGGTTTCTCCTGCCACTCTCTCAGGAGAGTGCCCAGCTGAGGGGCACAGTGCATCTTGCCACAGGGCCATGAGTCCCTCCATGGGGCCGTGCATCCCCGCCGTGGGGCTTTGCATTGCATCCCAGCAGGCACCTGCCCGTCCTCTGCAAACCCTCACTGCTTCCTGCCCAACCTGTTCCGGGCACTTTGCCTCCCAGGGGAGCCACCCTTTGAAATAACAAGGCAGCCGTGCCGGTGTGCCTCTGGCTTGGGAAACATTAACGAGGGGAGGTGTGGGGCCGGGCAGGGATGGCCGGGCTCGGCCGCTCTTGCCGGGTGCCCGGGAGGAAGCCTTGCCGCGGCAGCAGCCGTGGCTGCGCAGCCCATGCAGGCGGGGGCTGATGCCGAGAAGGTAATGGATATAATGGATTTCTTCCCGGGTCGCTGGTGAGTGCTGTGACGTGTGGAGGGgagtgctggggaggaggactggcacagctctgctcgCTGCCCTCCATCCATGGCAGCTCCCGCCTGGTGCAGGGTTATTCTGGGTGTCATTTTGTTTGTAAACCTCTGAAGCAGGCACTTACTGGTCACTGTCAGTGCCAGAAGTTGCCAGCTGCAACTTCTCCAAGTGCTCCTTGTTCATAGGGGTACGCCACTAAACTCACGACCCAGGACAAAGTTTGTCATGTGAAGGTggcagggcagcgctgcccgCTCTGGGCTGCCTTTGGTGTCATTGCAGACACCAGTGCAGGTTCAGTTTGCAGCAAGAGCCCAGCACAGTGAGTGCAGAGTCCCTTCTGCTGGCTGCACCCTCGGTGGGTGACGTGGCTTCTTGCCGGCGCCACAAAGGTGTCATTGTACACACACTGTAATTACCAAAATGTTTGTGGCCTGGTAAGGCTGGCTCTGAGTATGCACAATGCCATGAAGGGCACAGCCTGCTGCATGCTTTGTTCAGTCCGTGTGGGCATTTTCTGCAGGACTGTAGCAGGTGGATCTGGTGCCACAGTGGGGTCAGATCTTGCGTCCGGCTACCTGAAACTACCCAAATTGACTCAAAGAACATTTATACTTGGAGATAAAGGAAATCCAAACCAAGCTCAAACTaaggaaaagcctttttaaaGAGTGTCCAGCTGTGGGCACAGAGCTGTCTGAGACGAGGTTCTTTTTAACTCCCTCAGGAGTGGTAGGTAAGGGTGGGCTTAGTCTAAAGCTGGAAACACGGCCAGGGCTGTGTCTGAGCCACGGCTGCCCcacctgtgctggcagctgtaggctgctcctgctgtaaATTTGACCTTTGCTCACTGCAATTATTAAAGGAAAATCTCTCTCAGGTTTTCCTTTGGCctttgattttcatttcttcatctcctcccctgtttttttcttctttttttgtgtgtgttttgagAAATTCAGTCTATTCTATGAGCTCACTAAAAAATCACTCCCCAGGCCTTTCCCCTTTTCACCATGATCCCTTCTGCCCCAAATCCCACAGCCCTCTCCTGCAAACTGTTTCTGACAGCTGGTAGCATGGGAGCTGCTGATCCTGCTTTCTTTCCACCCAGACTGGCAGTGTCTGCCATGGCCCAGCCTCTTATCAGCCGTGTGAGCCAGGATCACTGcacctggagcagggcaggaggccaGGGGTAAACATGGGTTAGAGGGGAggaggggtgagaggagagaTGGGGCTGCTGTGTCACACCTCCAGAAAAGCCACTTACTGGTTTACTGGGAGTGCCACAACATCTACAGCCATAGTTTGACTGGGTAATTTATTTGTGTGCACCTGAGAGCAGGCAAAGCTGGGCAAGGGATCAGGATTGTCCAGCTGAGGTTCAGCTGTGCTGAAGAGGtgcccctggagcagcttctCATCGCTCTGGCTGCCACCAGGACCAGGGCCCCACTTGGAAGCACAGGTAGATCAGGGTGGGAAAGGAGTACTTCCCCAAGGGAGAGCATGGCTGAGTGACTAGTGTGGTCTCAGCACCTGTTGTGGAGAGGCAATGATGGGCTGTCCGAGCTCTGGTTGGGTTCTTGTCCCTGGGCCCCCTCACCCAGGGCTCGGGGCTGTGTGTGCGGTGGCTGCGGGTCCTCCCCGGCGCTGGCCAGGCAGGGCGGCCACAGCCCTCGAGCCAGGCAGCAGGATGGGCTGACTGTGGGACTGTGCTCTGCAGGGGGCACACACAGGGTTTCTAATTGGAGTCAGGCTCACTAATCTCTTTAGTTCGTTTGGCAAGTGGCAAGTGGGGATTAACCCTGCACCggccagcccagcaccaccGGCAGCGGCTTCGCTAACGCTGCTGTGATTAGGGAAAGAAATTACTCCAGACCACTGACCAAATCATGCACACAGCTGGGGAGCTGTgggggctgagggctgctggcgaagggagctgcagcagtgatGCTGATCTCTGAGTTGGGCTGGACAGAGCTCCAAGGGTCACAGCTGCCCACTCGTGCATGGGGAGCAGGACAAGTGCCACGGCCTCGCTCAGCCCCTCTTCCCAGGCTTCTCTGGAAATGGAATGTGGAGCAGGAGCCATTGGGTAGTCAGGGAGCTGCTAGCCCTCACTGATCCATGTGCTGCCCACAGTGGTGAGGGGGGGCACTTGGTGTGGGATGTCTGCAGCCCCCaactctgctcagcagcaggactggATGGGGTATCTTGAGGCACATTCCCTCAGTTATGGATAGAGTCTCTTCCCATTTCTGCTGAGGGCCAGAGCCAGGGTGCCCGGTCTGGGGTGGGGATCCAATGTCCCTGCTGTGATGTGGCTTGGGCTGGCTTGCCTTGTGTCCACTTTCATCAAAAAAgagatttccttcttttcttttcagtcGGCAGAATTCTTCgaaatgctggaaaaaatgCAGGTGAGCAGCACTGTGCATGCCAGTAATAGGAGGATATTCCCCTCAGCAGAGCCCATGAGGGCAGAGGCCCCACAGTACCTCCTACATTACCATGTTGGGAGGCTCATCCTGAGCACAGGCTCACTTGGGTCGGAGCTATCCCCATGTAGCAAAATACCCTCACGTTGGTGGGCCAGCCGCCTGTGTTGCTGAAAACATCTTAATTATTTGATCCATTCATTTTGTTCCAAACAGGCACCAAAACTGGAAGAACAGAGGTCTGGAAGCCAGAAACACAAGGTTggttgatttttgtttcttgtggGGATCTCTTTGTGTGTCTCCCCACCCATCTCAGAGGTTTAATGTGATCATCAAAGACAGTCACTCAAAAGGCTGGAAAGGATTTAGATGTTATCTGAAAATAAGACACTGATTGAATTGCAAAGATGGGAATTCAGTGCCTGTAAATCCCTAATCCAGCTTTAAGTCCAGGCTGGTGCATTTCAGTGTCGAGCTGTGTAAAAGGGTTGGAAGTTGCACCAATAGTGGAACCCCCTTCAGACAGGACTCACCCTGCATTGCCACCTTCCTCTAGaccctgagcctggaggggcccccctgggcagcacaggggcACCACTCCAGGGCTCACCCTCCTTGCTGTGGCCTCACCTGACAGGAGCATTGCTCTCCATTCGCACCTCATGCAGggcatgggctgggagggaccagGGCAGCGGGTGCTGGAGGTGCTCCCCAGGTTGTGTGTGCAAGGCTGGGGTGAGGAGATGGCTGGTGGGAAACACATGGTCACAGATGGTGTTTTGGTTCCTTTTTCCAGGAAGACTACATCCCATACCCCAGCATTGATGAGGTGGGTGCACTGAACCCCCCTGAGCACCTTCTGGGCTGGACTCGTTCCCCTGGTGCCAGGACTTGGGTCTGCTGCAGAAGGGGGCAGAACACGGGGCAATGAGCTCTGCACCCCACATCCACACCCCTGTCCTGCCTGACCCCTCGTGGCACATGTCTCTCCAGATCCTAGAGAAGGGCAGCCCATACCCATTGATCATCCTGCCCCAGTTTGGGGGGTACTGGATCGAAGACCCAGAAAACCTTGGCACACCCACCTCATCTGACAGCAGCATctgcgaggaggaggaggagaacctcagccccagcacctaTGGCTACAAGCTGGAGTGCAAGGGAGAGGCCAGAGCCTACCGCAAGCATTTCCTGGGGAAGGTGGGTGCCCCCATCCCTCGGGGCTGAAAATGGGACACCCTTGCCCAAGAAAAAGTCTCCAGTTGTGAACAAAATGGGTAAATTTTGCAACTTCCTCCTTTGCAAGGAGTGGAGGCACCAACGGGTTCCCAGCATGGCAGTGATGGCCACACACAGAGCCTTCACCCCTGGCCCCACAGCCACAGGGATCCCACAGGGATCCTGGGACACCAGGCTCTGAGCCTCCTGTCTGTGGGGACCCTGAGCTTGACCAGATGCACAGGCCCAGCatggcagcccctgccctctTGCTCACAGTCCTGTAATCCTCTTTGGCCCTCTGAACACACCAAGAGCAGGGTGCTGAACTCCACTGGCAGAGGGATTACAGCTCTGGTCCTGGCAAGGGGGTGAGAGTGTGTGCCCTGAGGGACGGGAGGGTTGCAGAGTGGCAGGTGAGTGTCCAGGCAGTGTCCTTGCCATTGGTAAGCTGCTTCCCTGCCACTAACAtgctgttttctatttttaggatcatTTAAATTTCTACTGTACAGCCAGCAGCCTCGGAAATCTGATCCTTTCTGTTAAATGTGAGGAGACAGATGGCACAGAATATTTAAGGGTTATACTCAGGTATGGGAAAAAATgccttgtttaaaaaatattctctctttGGGAGTCCCCGGTTTCTACAGCAAATGCTTGAGCCAGACTGTCAGCAGTGTGGAGGGGGTcagggtgggatgggaagcAGTGGCAGCATCCTTGTGTTTCTGCACTGGGGCTGCCCAAACCTGATAATGAACATGAGACTTTGATCTGCTGCTAAACCCGCTGGAACTGAGTGTAAACCTCTGCGGGTTTAATCCTGCCTGGGATAACACCAGTCACATCTCTCGCCATCCCTCTGTAAGCTGACAGGACCCAGCATGTCTGAAGCATTTTGTCATTTCCCTCCAAACTATGAATATTTGAAGAGCTGCAGAGATGAGAAGACAAATTGAGCCTTTGCTCACTAACCAGGCCCAACAAATGCAGCACAACAGTGTTTCCCAACAGCCGGCACAGCTTTGCTGTAGACATTCCCTGACGTCTGTCTGCTCATTGTCCTTTCTTTGCTAGGTCTAAAGTGAAGACGTTGCACGAAAGGATCCCACTGGCAGGACTGAGCAAGCTTCCAAGTATCCCCCAGATTGCAAAGGTAAAatgcccagctgggctgggacacctgCAGCAAAGCCTGTGCCACTGCACCTCAGGCAGCGTTGGGATGTGTTGGGTGGCGTTGGGATGTGTGAGGATGTGTTGGACAGCGTTGGGTAGTGCTGGGATGTGTGAGGATGTGTTGGACAGCATTGGGTGGCGTTGGGATGTGTGAGGATGTGTTGGACAGCGTTGGGTAGTGCTGGGATGTGTGAGGATGTGTTGGACAGCATTGGGTGGCGTTGGGATGTGTGAGGATGTGTTGGACAGCGTTGGGTAGTGCTGGGATGTGTGAGGATGTGTTGGACAGCATTGGGTGGTGTTGGGATGTGTGAGGATGTGTTGGGTGGTGTTGGGTGGTGTTGGGATGTGTGAGGATGTGTTGGGTGGTGTTGGGATGTGTGAGGATGTGTTGGGTGGTGTTGGGATGTGTGAGGATGTATTGGACAGCGTTGGGCAGCGTTGGGCAGCAATGCCTCGGCTCTCAGGTCAAGGGGCACTTGGGTGGTGCTATGTGCTGGCCCCACTGTTAGTTTCCTGCTGATCCCAGGCAGGTCACTGGTTGatatctgggagaagagatgaGAAAGTGGCACCACCTTTGACCCACAGAGAGACCTGGGACTTGTCTTGCTGTATCCTCAGTTGGGTGCCAGCCAGGCCACGGGGCATCCCAGTGAGAGGATGTGAAGCAGGGAGCTCCTGTAATCAGATGCTGGATTTGGCTTCTTTGTAACACATTCATGGCCTTGCTGTGAAGTTTTGGCCAGGGACCCAGCACTGACTGCTCTTTCCTTTTGCCCACAGGCCTTCTGTGATGACGCCTCTGGGCTGAAGTTTAACCCGGTTCTCTACCCCAAGGTGAAGTAACCTGCCCAGCAGGGATGCTGAGAACCCCACCCAGGGCCACTGTGGAAAACTTTTGGCCTAATTATGTGGGAATTTGGCTTCTTTCCCCCTTCCaccctcctggtgctgcccagcCATTGtaccctgctgcagctccagcggGCTCTCCCACCCCCACCACGAGGAGTggtgtcacagcccctgggTTTGGTCTGTCAGCTTTTGAACTACCTGGTGAAACAATTGTTACTTTGCTTTCCTGCAGGCGTCCCAGATGATAGTGTCGTATGATGAACATGAGGTCAACAACACCTTCAAGTTTGGTGTGATCTATCAGAAGTTCAGGCAGGTGAGTTGCCCCCATGCCACTCTCGTGGAGCACATCCCTGCACCCCAGAGAGCCGTGTTTCATGGGCACAGACTCAACCCTATTGTTAATTCTGCCACATGCAGCACCTCTGTGTCCTCACTGACTGCGTTTCTTATTGCTCGGATGTTTTCCCTGCTCATTAAAAAATGATGTGACTGAAAAATCTCAGTATGGAAATCAGCCCACAAGCTGCTGTAGGGAAAAGCGGATGTGAAAATGGATTTTAGCAGGCATGGTATTTTAATCAGATATATGTTTAGACAGCAAAACAGCTATGTTTGTCTAGAGGGATTGTGGGCTCTGAAGACAGGCACTTGCTGAAAATGCTGTCATTAGCTGGGGGACTCAGGATGGGGAGTGCAGAGGCAGCTCACCCTCAGAACTCACCAAGAATTATTCTGACAGGCACTCTGATTATCTTACATGTTGCATTTTGGGTTTGATTGAGTGACTCATGCAAGGCCATAATTAGGGTCTCATTGTTTTGAAATACAGCATGTGGAGGGGGATTAGGGCTTGGATTTTCCAATGGAGGATTCACTTGTGTTTTGATATTTCCTGGACATTATCCTAAGGTCCTTGCTGTGGGTCAGAAGTAGCTCTCAGCAGCTTTACCCTGGAGTGTCCTGGGGGCCAAGCAGGCTGTGACAGCCCACAGACAGTGCTGGTGGCCAGTGGTTAGTGTGGGGGTGccagctggggagcagaggaggggagcAGCCTGGAACAAGGTGGTCACACCCCAGGGACCCCGtggatggagcaggaggtggcaggggATGGacaggcagggagatgggggctGTCAGCAGATGCACTCTGTGTTTTGCAGACCCAAGAGGAGGAGCTGTTTGGTAATAATGAAGAGAGCATTGCATTCAAGAACTTCCTAAGTTTTCTGGGAGACACCATAACACTCCAGGACTTCAAAGGGTAAGTTAGATAAAAAGGATGATTTTACAAATACATTAACAAGAAACCATGTCATATGTAAAAATATCTATGTGTGAGAACAGAAGTCATCTCTCTCCTGAGCGGGATATGCAGAGCAGAAGCAAATATAGCTTTGGCTTGTTTTTCAAAGCTGGAggagttttcaaaaaaaaaaaaattggagctGCCAAGAGAGAAAAACTTATTTTCCTGCAGATTTGAGGTCGTGCTAAAATCTGGCTCTGCTCAGCCATAGATGGAAGGAGCTGTGTGTGGAAATGTGCCGTGCCCAGTGTCACAGCTCAGCTGTGGGTGCCTCCAGGGCGGTCACTGCAGCAGCCCTGGTGTGGGCAGAGACCCCCCGCTGCTGGTGAGGGATGGTGAGGCCACTGGTGCCACAGCTGGTGCCCATGCTGTGGTCAGCCCTAGCTGACCGGCCCTGCTCTGTGTGCACCCTGTATTTCAGGCTGGTGATGGCAATGCTTGGTTAGAACATGTGACATggtttgttctttctgtttgcTCACTTCTAGATAAAGATGAATGAGCTAGCCTGTTCCATCAGCCTGTCCCCTGACAGCCACTGGCACTCTCTGTGAGGCTTTCAattaatatttcttcctttctctctgcctttcccttcATCTCCAGTTTTCGAGGAGGCCTGGATGTCAGCCATGGGCAGACGGGAGCAGAGTCTGTGTACACGGTGTTCAGGGACAGGGAGATAATGTTTCATGTCTCTACAAAGCTGCCTTTTACCGAAGGAGACACACAACAAGTAAGAGAGATGAGTTTCCTTGCACAGAAGGGTCTGAGTGGGGATGCACTGACATTGGCCTGCCCAGTGCCCCAGCACCATGGCACCACAGAAGTGGTTGCTTGGCTTCCCAGCCCGGGGCTGGCATTTGCTTCCATGGGAGTGGAACCGCCTGGCATTACCGACCCAAtgttcttccttcctgcttagCTCCAGAGGAAGAGGCACATTGGCAATGACATTGTGGCAATTATCTTCCAAGAGGAGAACACGCCGTTTGTCCCAGACATGATTGCCTCCAACTTCCTGCACGCCTACATCGTGGTGCAGGTGGAGAACCCCGAGGGAGATAACACAGTGTACAAGGTGAGGGCAATCCCAATGTGGACGTGTCTGTTCTTGCTTCAGCAtcttttgacaagggcatggagtgacaggacaagggggaatggcttcccactgacagaaggcagggttagattagaGATTAGAAGGAAATTCTTCCCCATGAGGGTggtaaggccctggcacaggttgcctagaaaagctgtggctgccctatccctggaattgttcaaggccaggttggatggggcttggagcaacctgggctagtggaaagtgtctctgcccatggcagggggtgtgtgaatagatgatctttaatatcccttccaacccaaaccattccatgaatCGATGATCTCAGACCAAATTCTGGAGGCAACTGCCCAGCACCTTCCCCATGCTCAGTGACACAACCAGAGTTAGGCCTGGCAGGCTCTCATAGCTTGTATTGAACACACATATGTATGCACACAGGTGTATTATGTATGCACACAGGTGTATTATGTATGCACTGTTATGTGATGTGTGTATACAGACATCTGTGTATAAAATGCTGTGTGTATGACAGCTCCTGTAACAGCTCATTTGTTAAAGAGTTTTGATGCTCCTCAGTGTTTGAATGTGCCTTGGAACAGCTCACATCCATCTGACACATCACCTGGGTGTAGGCAGCATAAACCCTGTTATCCTGCTGCACCCATGAGAATAATGTGTCTTTGGCTCTGCAGGTGTCAGTCACGGCCCGGGAAGATGTCCCCTCCTtcggcccagccctgcccaaccCGCCGGTGTTCCAGAAGGTAGGAGCTGAGGGAACCACCTTCCAAGCCATAAAGAAAGTAGATGTGTGTGTCCAAGATGTTTCCAAGCGTTTCCACCTTCTTGGGGAAAACATGACTTCTGGAATTGATGTGCATTGATCTTGGTTTCCAGTGAGGCCCTGGGATTTATGGTAGGGTGAGTGGCCGTGCACCAGTGCATGGCATCACCCATATGAGGCAGCAGGGGCGGCTCTGGTGCCAGGGCATCTGTGTGGGTGCAGGAGGGCACCCCAGGCCTGTCTGGGGTTTTCCACCAATGCTTCCACATCTAGAGGGGCTGTAGGGTGCTGTGAGCCCACGTTTTGGGTTGGTACAGCTCCAGGGATATGGGGAGTCTTACAACAGCAGGTGTTTCCCACCTTggctctgtccctgcagagccctgagtTCCGGGAGTTCCTGCTGACCAAGCTCATCAATGCCGAGAACGCCTGCTGCAAGTCTGACAAGTTTGCAAAGCTGGAGGTAATGCTGCCCGTGTGTCCCTGCCTGGCACCGTGCCAGGCGTGGGGAATTCCCCCATTCCTTCTCAAAGCCACCTGTCCCTGTTGAAATGGGTTGGCACTTGCAGGGACGAGTGACTGGAGTGTGATGGCCATGAGGCCTTGTGgggcaggcactgccctccAGGAGGGACAAGCCAGCTGAGCAGTGGGTCGgtgccactgctgctccctcaggGCCCTGGCTGAGTCCCTTCTCATTCCCACAGGACCGCACACGGGCTGCCTTGTTGGACAACCTTCACGATGAGCTCCATGGGCACACGCAGACCATGCTGGGGCTGGGGCCCGAGGAGGACAAGCTGGAGAATGGGGGTCATGGAGGCTTTCTGGAGTCTTTCAAGGTAAAGCCCTGCCCTTGCCAGGAGCAAAGCTAAAATGCACCCAGGGCTGGCAAAGCACATGTTGGTGGGAGATGCAGATGAGCAGTGTTGGGGGACGGGAGGTGTCCCCTGAAGGTAGGGTGGTGGGAGGAGGTGGAGGCTCCTGCCACCACCACCCGAGCTGGCCCCAATGGGAGCAGATGCAGGGTGGTGTGGTCCCATTGTTGTTGGTGAGTGTCCCCGTTGTAGTGACCTCTCCAGAGCCCGTGAGCATCTCCTCCTCCACCAGTGTGCTGTGGCATTTCTCGTGTGTCCAGAGGGATGTCAGTCGAGGGCCAGCCCCCCATCACatgctgtgcctgcagccaggctctgctgggacagGGTGTGTCCTGCTCCTGTCACCAGTTGCTGGATGCTGCTATGGGACAGCAAGCAGGAGAGATTCCTGAGGTGACTACCAAGGGGGAGGTGGTGGTCATTATGCTTAAACCAGGAGATAGAATGAAAGGGGGGGTGGAGAGGGGAAGGGgtgctggatgtgctggagggacCGGGTGAGTGTGAGGTAGAGCAGATGGTGtgagctggaggagaaggaacAGAGGTAAAATGCTGTGGAGGAAACTCTGAGCAACCACTGGCAGTAGGGTCAGTGATTGGCTGGGCAGTGGGGACATCCCTCGAGATGGAGGGGCAGCACCTGAGTCTGGGGGAATGagccattccaggtgtctctgGTGGGGCTGCCTTGTTGTGGGGACGGGGCTGACACAGAGTGGCCATCACTGTATGGGCAGGGGggctgtcctggctgccactGTACTGGGACAGCTCCTGCAGTTACTTCGCAGACACAGTGATATCTATGGCCCAGAGAAGTGGGCTCTGGTGGATGAGTCGCCTCATCCTGCACCTGGAGGATGGGGCCATGGAGGAGGAGTGTTCACCTCCCCAGCCCCTACTGCAGTGTAAGGAGGCTCAGGTGTGTCCTGTTTCAGTGTGAGCCGTAGGGATGGAACTGCTGTGCAGTCAGTTGTACATCACAGCATCCACGCCaggggctcagcactgaggTTAAACAGTCATGCTTGGGCAcgctctgtgtgtgtgaggagaCAGACCATGCTCTCTTGGCATTGCAGGGAGTGCTGGGGTGGGAGGTGAGCCCCGTGGTCTGTGCTGGGCTGCGCCTGCCTGGCTGCCTCGGGCCCGCGCTGCTGGGCTGCCTGCTGGCTTATGTCCTGCACCAAGCCTTGTTGGAGTGACCAGGGAGATACAGACGGTACATGAGGGCTGCAAGGGGTGAGACCTGGTCCTCATGATACCTTTTTGCCCAATGCTTCACACCCACAACCCAGCTGGCAGCCCCATCCCCCTGGCCAGGAGACCAGGGGCCCACTCTCAGAGGTGAGTGGAGCCCATTTCTGCTGAGCCATGAGCGAGCGAGAGGTGCCTTTgcctctgctgcagggagaggacCTGCTCTGTGGGGAGGGGGTGCTGGAGTGCCCCACAGAGctccccagctcagggcaggagcCTGCAGGGTGTGAGCACCCACAGGCACTGCTTGGCAGCAAAGCAACTGGTCACTTTTACCTACAAACACTGTCAAATTATGTATAAATTGCTGCTGACCCAAATAAATCTGTTCTGATGGACTCTGGCTTGGTGTTTGTTATTGGATGTGTAGGAGGGGCTGTTGGGACTGTGGTCTCCAGCACTGAGGGCTCTGTGAGAGctcagggctgcagctcccactTACCCCAGTGTGGGtctgcctgcagctctgggaccccAAGTGCCTGTGGATGCAGTGCTGGCACCTTCAGGAATCTGGCCCACAATGGCTCATTTCCTCTCTTTAGCCTGAGCTGGGATtcgggctggaggagcagcagccatgGCACAGtgatggcacagcacagggaatAGCTGCAAAGGGAACAGGGAAAGGTGACTGCTGTGAAGAGTGAGGGAAGGGGGCTGCTTGATGGGGAGATGTGAAGATcaaagggagcagggagagtctgcagctgctgtggggctACTGCTGTGGAGCTCAGCTCTGGTCTCTTCCAGAGGTGCATGAACcaaaccagcagcagagcttCAGACTGAATGTATTCTCAAGCATTAGAGAACAGAAGCACTTTTGTGTGGCTGCAAAACCTCCAGCTCAGGAGCTGTTTTGGGGCAGGCTGGAGAGGTCCCTCAGTGCAGGagaggtgcaggcagggctggaggctcTGCAGGATCTGTCCTCTCCAAGTCCAGGGAGAATCATGGGAGGTGTGCACACAAACATGGCTTATGATTCGCTTGTGGTCCCCATTCCTGCCAAGGGGTCTGGGACATTGGTcaggcacagggcaggaagGTGGATGTGGGGCTTGTGtctgctgctcctggtcccATAGCTGCAGTCCTTGGTATCACGGAGCAATGGGGGAAAAATCTGATGTTGTGGTGGCTGTGGGGCTCCCCAAGGGTGGCCCACGCTCAACTGcacctgccagggctgctgctgtcaccagtGGGGTTGTTGGGGTGTGCTGGTTCTCGGCGAGGCCCAGACAGGTTACTCTCCCATGTACCTGGGGGAGACCTGGAGCTGAGGAGGGGTTCTGGGGCCAGCACCCCACAGAGTGGTGATGACCTgttgtcccctgtcccctctgccacAGAGAGCCATCCGGGTGCGCAGCCACTCCATGGAGACGATGGTGGGCAGCCAGAAGAAGCACCACGGCAGTGGCATCCCGGGCAGCCTCAGCGGGGGCATCGCACACAACAGCGGCGAGGTGACCAAGACCACCTTCTCAGTGAGTGCAGCCACACGTCCCTCTGTCctgctgtccctctgtcccactGTCCCTCCTCTGTCCAGCCCAGTGCAGCCCAGTGGGGCACTGTGCTG
This is a stretch of genomic DNA from Pseudopipra pipra isolate bDixPip1 chromosome 21, bDixPip1.hap1, whole genome shotgun sequence. It encodes these proteins:
- the RAP1GAP2 gene encoding rap1 GTPase-activating protein 2 isoform X10, producing the protein MFQRKRSVSFGGYGWIDKTMLASLKIKKQELLNSTDVTVPERPLSPPLTAPPTMKSAEFFEMLEKMQAPKLEEQRSGSQKHKEDYIPYPSIDEILEKGSPYPLIILPQFGGYWIEDPENLGTPTSSDSSICEEEEENLSPSTYGYKLECKGEARAYRKHFLGKDHLNFYCTASSLGNLILSVKCEETDGTEYLRVILRSKVKTLHERIPLAGLSKLPSIPQIAKAFCDDASGLKFNPVLYPKASQMIVSYDEHEVNNTFKFGVIYQKFRQTQEEELFGNNEESIAFKNFLSFLGDTITLQDFKGFRGGLDVSHGQTGAESVYTVFRDREIMFHVSTKLPFTEGDTQQLQRKRHIGNDIVAIIFQEENTPFVPDMIASNFLHAYIVVQVENPEGDNTVYKVSVTAREDVPSFGPALPNPPVFQKSPEFREFLLTKLINAENACCKSDKFAKLEDRTRAALLDNLHDELHGHTQTMLGLGPEEDKLENGGHGGFLESFKRAIRVRSHSMETMVGSQKKHHGSGIPGSLSGGIAHNSGEVTKTTFSPPVPATAAKNQSRSPIKRRSGLFPRLHTTSESQVESRTRCDSVSGAQKTPDLGHSSQEMKSETSSNPSSPEICPNKDRPFIKLKENGRSNISRSSSSTSSFSSTAGESETLEEYDSVGSQPSTASPFKQDVFVYSTSSGSESPSAGAMATPVIMSRSPTDVKNRNSPRSNLKFRFDKLSHGSSNTSH
- the RAP1GAP2 gene encoding rap1 GTPase-activating protein 2 isoform X12 codes for the protein MSRAGDRTRSRRAGVRAAVVLIGLLHRSRQSSERRKQELLNSTDVTVPERPLSPPLTAPPTMKSAEFFEMLEKMQAPKLEEQRSGSQKHKEDYIPYPSIDEILEKGSPYPLIILPQFGGYWIEDPENLGTPTSSDSSICEEEEENLSPSTYGYKLECKGEARAYRKHFLGKDHLNFYCTASSLGNLILSVKCEETDGTEYLRVILRSKVKTLHERIPLAGLSKLPSIPQIAKAFCDDASGLKFNPVLYPKASQMIVSYDEHEVNNTFKFGVIYQKFRQTQEEELFGNNEESIAFKNFLSFLGDTITLQDFKGFRGGLDVSHGQTGAESVYTVFRDREIMFHVSTKLPFTEGDTQQLQRKRHIGNDIVAIIFQEENTPFVPDMIASNFLHAYIVVQVENPEGDNTVYKVSVTAREDVPSFGPALPNPPVFQKSPEFREFLLTKLINAENACCKSDKFAKLEDRTRAALLDNLHDELHGHTQTMLGLGPEEDKLENGGHGGFLESFKRAIRVRSHSMETMVGSQKKHHGSGIPGSLSGGIAHNSGEVTKTTFSPPVPATAAKNQSRSPIKRRSGLFPRLHTTSESQVESRTRCDSVSGAQKTPDLGHSSQEMKSETSSNPSSPEICPNKDSTSSFSSTAGESETLEEYDSVGSQPSTASPFKQDVFVYSTSSGSESPSAGAMATPVIMSRSPTADVKNRNSPRSNLKFRFDKLSHGSSNTSH
- the RAP1GAP2 gene encoding rap1 GTPase-activating protein 2 isoform X14, with protein sequence MLASLKIKKQELLNSTDVTVPERPLSPPLTAPPTMKSAEFFEMLEKMQAPKLEEQRSGSQKHKEDYIPYPSIDEILEKGSPYPLIILPQFGGYWIEDPENLGTPTSSDSSICEEEEENLSPSTYGYKLECKGEARAYRKHFLGKDHLNFYCTASSLGNLILSVKCEETDGTEYLRVILRSKVKTLHERIPLAGLSKLPSIPQIAKAFCDDASGLKFNPVLYPKASQMIVSYDEHEVNNTFKFGVIYQKFRQTQEEELFGNNEESIAFKNFLSFLGDTITLQDFKGFRGGLDVSHGQTGAESVYTVFRDREIMFHVSTKLPFTEGDTQQLQRKRHIGNDIVAIIFQEENTPFVPDMIASNFLHAYIVVQVENPEGDNTVYKVSVTAREDVPSFGPALPNPPVFQKSPEFREFLLTKLINAENACCKSDKFAKLEDRTRAALLDNLHDELHGHTQTMLGLGPEEDKLENGGHGGFLESFKRAIRVRSHSMETMVGSQKKHHGSGIPGSLSGGIAHNSGEVTKTTFSPPVPATAAKNQSRSPIKRRSGLFPRLHTTSESQVESRTRCDSVSGAQKTPDLGHSSQEMKSETSSNPSSPEICPNKDSTSSFSSTAGESETLEEYDSVGSQPSTASPFKQDVFVYSTSSGSESPSAGAMATPVIMSRSPTADVKNRNSPRSNLKFRFDKLSHGSSNTSH